The Microtus pennsylvanicus isolate mMicPen1 chromosome 5, mMicPen1.hap1, whole genome shotgun sequence DNA segment GGAATGGATTCCTTGGCTTCCAAACATCAATGGTGTTTGTTAATGCCTGTATCAAATGTTTTAGAATCGAGGACTTTTCCATGGAAAAAATTGTACAAGTCTAAATGATGTCTTTTAAGTTTATAAATTGTTTTCTAATGCAAattacattttctctctttcatatatGGATGTTTTCTAAAAGTTGGTCAAAATTTCATAAAGACTTTGTTCAAACTTTAAGTAGTAAATTTCATAAAGGCTACATGACATGACTCAAGTGTTCTTAATAATAAGGGGCTGTGTTTCTTATATTGGTTCCAGGGCAAGAAACAATGGCCAAAGACCATAACAAAATCTTCAACTCTGCAGAGCAAGTTGGCTTATCTAACCATCCAGCCAGAATAGCTGGTACCATATTTTACAAAGAGGCCAAATCTTTTATCGCAGTAAGCCTTTTAATCTAAGTCTAGTTGCAGAACCATTTGTGTTGTAAGGTAGGTTCAACCgcttttatatatttaagattATGCTTATCTCCAATCagttatcatttttattgtttcctaAATCACTTCTAATCAACAATTCTTTGGCCAATGTTTGAATTAGTTAAAAGTTAACGATGAGGAGTTAATATGATGTGTACTCAACTGCAGTATTTGGTTTTAAAGTTTGTACTTTAATATCAGATGATGTCCATATATGAAGGATACATGATAATTTAATCAAAGAATGAACAGTCAATTCACAGCATTATTGAAATTTTGTATATAAGGAATAATTGCCCATTGGTCAAAGTaggcaggcagagaagcagaatCCTGTTTCTGAGGACGCTGTAAGTATATTTGATGATCAAAATTAATTGAAAtcttagtctttttttcttttcttcaactaTTACAGTATAAATGtgatacatacatttatattgtGATTGTTATAAATTCCCACTTTTTTACCTTAAATTCCCCTTAAATCTGATTCTCTGGGGTAATTAGTGCAGCCATATAAGCTACTATAGGGGAATTTAACTTCCAGTTTGTACCACAGTATAAATccatttaaattatgtattttccttcccagaatttggtttacattttttatttgttgtgtatAAATGAAATCCTTAATTGCTAATTGGTGAAGTTATCTTTTAGTGTCATAAATGGCTTCTGTGAGGGTTTATTCTTTCACGTCGTTCTTCTGAGACCAGCCCTGTATCATAatagaaagcattatttttgaAACTGAATGGCATAACATTACCTAGCAACTAGCAATGAGTTAACCATTATCAGTAGCATTGGCTActaatatatttctttaaattaaacctaagaaaatgaaagtttgGCTTGTATTACAGAAAGCTTTAAGGAATTGTCCCAAACTCATTCCCTAGATATGCTACTTAGGGTCATTCCAATGAAGCATTACAGTTGTGGAGAAGGTAGTCCCTGGAAACAACCAGCACAGATTTAAATACAGGCTGTTGCGTTACACATATGTGTTGGGGCTTGCTTTGTTCACCTCCAAAGCAAAGAACAGAATGCTTAGTAGAGATTAAAACTATTTAATAGGATGCTTCAATTAAATGTAATAACAGCAATGATACttataataatagcaataatactTAGGCTTACTTACATAATCATAATGAATGTTTGTAGCACCAAGAAACATACTCTTCTTTTTAGCCCTcttttacagaaaaggaaaaattttgaaaataactcacttgtattttacatgtgtgaatgtaCTAGTGGACACGTGATAGTTATTGATATTCTGAAATTTGATGTCAGATATTTTGAGGGATTTAATCATGCTTCAAGTATTTTAGAGTATTCTCAGACCAGATGATTAGGTTTAGGTTCTGGAATCTCTAGTTCAACACCACAAACATCAGGAACATTACAAAAAGAGTACTATGTGAAAAAAATAACCATCAGTGTTTACTGAAATATTGACAGCAACTGAGACTTGTAATAGTGCTTTTTCCTTGGGACCACCATCccacaaataacaacatggaaatttcttattaattatgaaatcttaagtttagcttaggcttgccccCAACTAGCTTGTATAACCTAAATTAAtctgcttctattaatctatgttctactatgtgtttttttccatttctgtatATCTCACTTGTTCTACATCTCCTCGTTTCTTCTGGCACCTCTTTCATACCTAGATTCTTCTtactaatttctctctctttttccggATGCCCcccctatacctcctgcctaggtattggctgttctcttttcttacaccaatcatagcaatacatttccacacagtgtacaaatatcccacaacagagaACTGATCCTCCTTCAAAGAACACCGTAGAAAGAAATGATCCAAATTTTACAAATTTTTCACTGTACACAAAATCTTTTTATATATGATCTCCAAATTTGTTTCTAGTATACAGTATTCACAAAAAAACTTGAATAATTTTAGACATACTAAAAAGATCTTTATTTAAAACTAGCTTCCACATAGCATCTCATCAAACTTGAGAAAAATATCACTTCTCATTTATGTTTTTTCTTGAGCTTATTATGTGAATATTCTGAAATTCATAGCTGGTGCTTACAAAAACCAAGTAAGCTTAGATGGTCTGAGTCTAATGCCAAGTATGCCATGCATACTAAAGGGTAAGTGGTAATTGCAATCACATGATCAAAATGAACTTGTTGTAATGTTCCTTTCCAAAATCAAagtttattatttgaaatattaatcaaaataaaaaacacaagaaactagaACCTATTCAAGTTTTATGAGTGATTAGATATAGTAAGATAGACTCATCAATTGGGCTATTTACAAtctaaaattttcattcatttactaTCAGCCTACATTACTTTATAACTACATAAAAGATAACATCTTTGAAAACAAGTTATATGAAAGGTCAATGATATAGGTAGTAGCTTGGATTCAGACATTTCAAAGTCATTGTTTTCTAAAACACAGGTTTTTAGTCTCATGCTTAAATATGAGAGGATCCAAACAGTAAAGTCCTTTTTTTTGAACACATAATAATAGCAAATTTGGTTTTTGCCGTTAAATACTTCTGAAAAAGGCATCTGGTCATATAATACACTGCTAATTAAAATCTATCTTACCTACGTAATTTCAAAGAGATAATCTCTTTAGATGTTCAAAGGGATAATCTCAGTAGGAAGAGGTATGCTTTCTTAGAATTATACCCACTGGATTATTCTAATTGTGACATCAGTGTGAGATGGTGATGTCATCCTTCAAATTCACATAGTGTTTTCAAATCAGTAAATAGTAATGAAGTGTCTACTAGTAATTATTTTAGtacaatgattattttatttatttcagcgtGTGTGTGACTGTACAGAGTATATGTGGATGCCAGAGGATGGCTTTTGGGAATGGATTCCAGGGGTCAAATTAcatgtcatcaggcttgcatggcGAGTACTTtcatccactaagccatctctttggccccaTAATGATAACTTTGAATACACATTATGTTAAAATTGATGTGAAGTCATCAAATGCCCACTTCAGTCCCACTCAGTGCTCAAAAAGCAAGTTTGGCTGAAGTCTTAAGCatacagaataataaaattatgcTTCCCTGAATAGCGGGAGGGTTTTTTTGCTAGTTAAAATTTCTGagttggaaatatttttaaagaaaatgtatcgGGGCTGAGTAGATTGCACAATTGGTGAAGTACTTGGCATGAATGATTAAGGACCTAAGCTCTACCCCGAAACCCAGTGAAacaactggacatggtggtgcatccTGGTGATTCCGGAGATGAGGAGCTGAGACAGCTGCATCCATGGGACTCTCTGACCAATTGCCCAGTCTATTCAGCAAACACCAACccactgagagaccctgaatCCTGAGGAAAACAGCCAAGTTGTTCTCTGCCCCTTTGCATATACCCatttggaaacacacacacacacagggagggagggagggagagaggaagtgagggagggagaggagaagaagaagaagaagaagaagaagaagaagaagaagaagaagaagaagaagaagaagaagaagaagaagaagaagaagaaataatcacAGCGAAAATATGTTATGTATTAAGAAAATATGCCTATATCCTTATAACCCAAGTTTTTGCTCAACAAGTATAATCAAACACAATCATCCCTATACTTCTCTTGGAGGTAAAATAGTCACAAACTCTTAATCTCTTAATGTTATGGAGTGCTGTGGGTTAACCACAATATAGTTGGTCCTTTTGTTTCAGGACAGTCCAAGATGTGGCTACTTTTGACAGTAACAAGTGTGATATTTACATTTGGAGGTGCACAAGGCTTATTTGGAAAACTGGCTCCTGAAAGCCCGGAAGCAGACATGAATATTGTGAGTTGTTGAGGGATATTATCGGGATTAGAGTCATGATCAATCTAAACTTTTAGTGAAATTAAAATTCATTAGAAATATCTGTTGGATGAATGTTAAATTAATTAGAacataaaagtttctttttttttaattttccttagaGTCAGATGATAAACTACTGGGGATATCCTTGTGAAGAATATGAAGTTGTTACTGAAGACGGCTACATTCTAGGGGTTTTCAGAATTCCTTATGGGAAGAAAAATTCAGATAATTTAGGTATAaactctgtccttccctccactgcctctctctccttctttgccttctccccttttcttcctccacctctacaTATACCGTTCACCCTTTTTTTCACCTTCATTTCTTTCTAAGGATGAAAAAGTCTAGATCACTCTGGGAATGCAACACAAAGTTGTATTTCCAATCTTTAATAAAGAGCAACCAAGTCAGTGAGACAGAGGAATGAGGAAGTGATTATGATAAGAATGCAGTCCTGGTGCTATATGCAAACTATTAAAGCCCTCCAACCCAGCTAAAGAAATCAGGGACAATTTCTCTCAACACAGTAACTGAGCTGAATCCCAGTGCATGAAAGAGTTAACCACAGCTTGTCTTGTGAAGGGGAAAGGTTCAGAGGCAGCTAGAGCTCTATTTCCTACACAgataaaagacatttaattttgatgatattgttatatttttatcttttttctcattacaaaaaaatagagaaacataACTTTATTACTCTTAACCTACATATACGCAGTGCTTAATTTATTCAGACTatcattttaatatctttatttatatataactgGCATATGcaggaaatacatatacatgtgtacaaacTAAGATACGGGTATAACTCAATGGTacatttgcctagcatatgcaaagTCCTGTAttgataaatacaaatataagaaataaaaattatgtgcCAGAGAGATGCTTAGTGGTtaacagcccttgctgttctTGCTTGGACTTGGGATCAGTTCTCTGTACCCACATGTTGgctgctcacaactatctataattgGAGTCCCAGAAGAtcagatgccatcttctggccacTAAAAAGTCCTGAAAACATGTggcacacataaactcacacagacttacacaaatacataaaaataataaatgtacaaTTTGTTCAATTTTGGCACACAAAACACCCTTGAGAAAAGATATTTAAGATGTCAAATGCAACCTCAACAAAATGAACATACTTGATTCTGACCATATGTCTACCTACTATAAGGAATAAGTTTATAACGTttgaataattttctttcctaGGCAAGAGACCTGTGGTGTTTTTGCAGCATGGTTTGCTCGCATCTGCCACAAACTGGATCGCAAATCTGCCAAACAACAGCCTGGCCTTCATTTTGGCAGACGCTGGCTATGATGTGTGGCTGGGGAACAGCCGAGGGAATACATGGTCCAGGAAAAATTTGTATTATTCACCAGACTCAGTTGAATTCTGGGCATTCAGGTAAAGAAAGATGATAATTCATAACAGGCATGTATTTTGACTCTCCAAGCATGGGCCTTCTTGCTTTCCCATCAAGCCAAGTACACTCGAGGTAGGAAGTGAAAGAATCCCTATCATACTAATCCAACATTTGCGTCTTCTATATACCTTATTCCAAGGATAATTTAACTTCAAATTTGCTAGTATCTCCATACCCAAGATCAAGAGATGcctaaaaatgttttcttaaataaaattagattCTTAAGTTTTAGAAACTATAATgagaaaatacataattttgtCTGATTTACTTTATTCTTGCAGTTTTGATGAAATGGCTAAATATGACCTTCCAGCCACAATAGATTTCATTGTAGAAAAGACTGGACAAGAGAAGTTGCACTACATTGGTCATTCTCAAGGCACCACTATTGGTAAGTAAAAGCCCTGACCCTGAATAGAGTATCTATACCTCTACCCAGTAGCGTAGCCACTACTATGCAGCCTTATAAAATGCCATGTCCATGGCAATCCAGTGATATAAGGACAATTAGCCCTCCTACCCTAGAGATGGATAAACGAAGCAGTGGAATAAATAACTCGGGCAAGCGGCATGAGTCTTCCTCAGTCGCCCAGTAGAATGACTCTGATAGCAGCCCAGGCTGCCTGACTCCGAAGGCAGCATGTTCCAGCCTCCCACTTGatttgttctctttatttcttcattttttttaatggaaaccaGACCATTTGCCCAAATGATATACCAAAGAAGATAAATTCTCTACCTTTTATAGTACTTAAATGGAGGTGGGGCAGAAAAATAACAGATTAAAAGTAGCATGAAGTTCAACAAACCACGCTAGTGATACAGGAAATATACCTCATGGAGGATTTTAGGCAGTCTCCGAGGGCTTTGAAAGCCATTTTCAGCAGAGAAAAATTGCCAAGACCCGCTGAGTGAAGACATAGAAGAGACACGCGCACGCGTGGTAGACTGATGGTCTAAGGAGTGAGAACAACAAATACAATGGATCCAGAGCTACAGAACAGGTTCAGAGATCAGCAGTGAAACTGTTTGTCTTGGGTAGGAGTCAGAGCAAGAGGCAACGAGAGTGAGATGACATTGCAGCAGCTGTGACGAACAGAGCATTCAGGGTTCTTCAAATATTGGAGGAATATCAGCCTTTACTAGCAGTAAAAAAGGAAACCAACCATAAAGAGAATTTTAATACAGGAGTTGCATGGTTCATTATATGATCTTTCTTATTGCTGGAATGCAGCAATGGTAGGAACTCAGAAGCAGCTAGAGGACCCAAACAGGAATGCATACCAGCGATTAGGGTGACCTTGATTACTGATGggtgaggagagctgtggaaatAATGATGCCCAATCAAGtggcatgtatacatacatccATGCAGTGTGTGCAAATAGATGCAGACaacaaactttattaaaatgttGGGTAAAGAGTATAAAAGCAAAAATAGGAATAAAGATGATGCCAGAGTTTATGGCTTGAGGTCCTGGAATAATGAAGATTCTGTTATCCAAAGGAGGAGGGAAGTGAGTGGGAAAAGCGGATATATAAGGACATCAAGAACTCAGTTTGAGACCCAAGTTATCTATTAAAGAATCAGGTAAACAGGTCAAGAATCAGTAATAAAGAATCGGAAGTTCAAGAGAGAATAATGGACTGAAAACACTCGACGGGAGGCATCAGTCAATGAGACTGAGTTTAATGTCATTTAAATCAAGGAGTCACTTCAGATAGCTGAGAGGTCTTAGAACAGAACTGAGTTATCCCTTCATTTACAAGATGAGAGTTCTGTGATAGAGGAAAAAAGTCAAAGGTAGTAATAACGAtgtgcacaggcaggcagaattcTGGAGTCCAAAGAAAGGACGAATTCACAACTATCAAAAATCTGTGAAAATGAAGTCTGAGAGGTAGTTGTTAGAATATCACCCTAGAAGCCATAGGTATCttttttgttggtggtagtgggtttttttttgttttttttgttttttttaatgaaacaaggCTGTCctgtgtagctcaagctgacTTCAAACACCTGACCCTCTTaactcagcctccagagtgctgagattattggCATCTGCCAATAACTGCTTGGCTATAAGGACTCTCATAGCATTACTTTCTGTGGCACACACTTAATATAACTCAGTGTTTTGCCAtcaattattataattaaattacTATAATTAAAATCGTTGAATCTAGATGCAATGCAACAGTTTCCTTACAACTTCTTGAGAGAAGTAAAACCATTTGCCTGATACAGAGTTACTCCACTCTGCCTCTATCTTGAGTTAATTGAAGACTGAACTCAAATTTTGTTCATTAGTGGATATTTTAAAGTGCCATCACCGTGTGCACACATATCTCAGCAAACTAATGTGCCCATTCACAGCTTGCCTCAGATGGTATTTCGAGCAACTCCAAAATAATACCACACTTCTGAAAGACGaacagcacacatgtgcacacaccttcTTCACTGATGGTCCGTTCGGTTTCAGGTTTTATTGCCTTTTCTACCATTCCTACCCTGGCTAAAAGAATCAAGACGTTTTATGCATTAGCTCCAGTTGCTACTGTGACATATGCAGAAAGCCCTTTGAAAAAACTTTCACTCATTCCTGCATCTCTTTTTAAGGTAAGTGATTCCATTTAAGGTATCCACTTGCCATTGAATTTCtgggataagatgaaatctcggagttgttttgatttgcatttccttaattgttaGAGACTATGAACAATTTTTGAGGTCTTTCTTAgccactgttttgtttgtttgcttgtttgttagaACTCTCTGCCTAGGTTCTGGGTCCATTCTTTGAAtagtgctttttttgttttgttctgttttgttgccgtttatatattctggatattaattatttttcattccaTGGGCTTCCTCTTTACCTAGTTTTCTCTATCTTAACCTATGCAGAAGTCTTTTAGCATTCAGATCCTACTGGTCAACTTTGGCCTTAATTCTTAGACTAAGAGAGTCTCATCGGAGCATTCTTTGCTATACCTACATCATATATGGTattgcctatgttttcttcttgAAGTTTCAGTGTTCAGTCTTCACACTTAGGTCTTCGATTCAGTTAGTTTTTGTACATGGTGAGAGGCAGAGGTCTAAAGAACAGGAAATTGCTAAAACAACTAacagaactaaagaaaaatacaagTGTAATCACACCTGGATCCATGGCTTCAGCAATTAAGGGTTTCTACAGCTTGGCTGCTGCCTTGTTCTAATGATACCTTTGTTCTTCAGATTATATTCGGTAATAAAATATTCATGCCACACAACTACTTTGATCAATTTCTTGGTACTGAAGTGTGCATGAGGAAGCTGCTGGGCCGCCTCTGCAGCAACGCTTTGTTCATCATGTGTGGCTTCGACAGGCAGAACTTGAATGTGGTACGTACTCAGTGTGGCCTCCAGTCTAGGACTTCCTCACAAACACATTTGATTGTCTTGTCACCATCACATAAAAACGGTCCTTCACAAGAACGAAGTCGCCTCAGAACTGTGCCCACAGCACTGTTGTAGACCACAGAGAAATCACAAGCTACTTACTGCCCATTCCAATTTCATCTCTGGTTCCCATTCAAACAGGATTGACTTTTAGTTGGCATGGAATTTACCTTCTGTGACAGAAAGGAATGATGCTTATTGGGCAGGCCCTTCTGAGGAACAATGCATAGAcatcaaataaatgtaaatgctGTTAATGCTGCTAATCATGCCCATTCGCTTTGTAAAATGCatttctgtgaagctgtgtgacAGCTCATGCATATCTTGATCTGCATTTTTATTCTCTGAGTTGGAGTTTTAAAACTTTCATGAGAAAACCCAGTATCTTGAGTTCCTTAAACACATGAATTTATGTCagccttatttatttact contains these protein-coding regions:
- the LOC142851179 gene encoding gastric triacylglycerol lipase isoform X2, whose protein sequence is MWLLLTVTSVIFTFGGAQGLFGKLAPESPEADMNISQMINYWGYPCEEYEVVTEDGYILGVFRIPYGKKNSDNLDAGYDVWLGNSRGNTWSRKNLYYSPDSVEFWAFSFDEMAKYDLPATIDFIVEKTGQEKLHYIGHSQGTTIGFIAFSTIPTLAKRIKTFYALAPVATVTYAESPLKKLSLIPASLFKIIFGNKIFMPHNYFDQFLGTEVCMRKLLGRLCSNALFIMCGFDRQNLNVSRFDVYLGHNPAGTSVQDILHWSQVAKSGKLQAFNWGSPYQNLLHYNQRTPPDYDVSAMTVPIAVWNGGHDILADPKDVDMLLPKLQNLLYHKEVLPYNHLDFIWAMNAPQEVYDEILSLMAKD
- the LOC142851179 gene encoding gastric triacylglycerol lipase isoform X1; this translates as MWLLLTVTSVIFTFGGAQGLFGKLAPESPEADMNISQMINYWGYPCEEYEVVTEDGYILGVFRIPYGKKNSDNLGKRPVVFLQHGLLASATNWIANLPNNSLAFILADAGYDVWLGNSRGNTWSRKNLYYSPDSVEFWAFSFDEMAKYDLPATIDFIVEKTGQEKLHYIGHSQGTTIGFIAFSTIPTLAKRIKTFYALAPVATVTYAESPLKKLSLIPASLFKIIFGNKIFMPHNYFDQFLGTEVCMRKLLGRLCSNALFIMCGFDRQNLNVSRFDVYLGHNPAGTSVQDILHWSQVAKSGKLQAFNWGSPYQNLLHYNQRTPPDYDVSAMTVPIAVWNGGHDILADPKDVDMLLPKLQNLLYHKEVLPYNHLDFIWAMNAPQEVYDEILSLMAKD